A window of [Clostridium] innocuum genomic DNA:
TCAAAGAAAGGGAGGCGATTCCATCCGAAAAAGATATGCAGGAACTCTTCGATATCAGCCGGATTACGGTAAGAAGAGCCATATCAGACCTGGAACATGATGGGTATCTGCGTAAAATACGCGGTAAAGGTACCTTTGTAGAACGTATCAAGAAGGAGAAACCCTTGTCTTCTTTCACGAGTTTCAGTGGAGATGCAAAGGTGAAAGGTGACAAACCGGGTTCTATTATTCTTGCGTGTCGTAAAATGGAAGCAAGTGTTAAAGTAGCGGACAGGCTGCAGATTGAGCCAGGTGAGAGTATCACCTATCTTAAACGTCTGCGTCTGTTGAATGGTAAGATTATCGCTCTGCATGAATCCCATATCAGTTCAAGAATTGGTATTGAGATATGCGAGGATGATTTTGATACAACGACGTCTTTGTATGAATATTTGGAAGAGAATGGCATATCTCTGGGAAGTGCTGATGAGACATTGGAAGTGAAGATGGCCAGTTTTGAACTGCGCAGGGATTTGTTTTTGGAAGAAACACAGCCGCTGGTATACAAAGAGCGCGTCACCTACGACAGTGAAGGACATCCGGTTGAGTTCTCACAAAACTCGTATATAGCGGAAACTTACAAATATTACGTACATATCGTCAATGTGAAAGATGGAGGTAATCGTTCGTGAAACGATATGATTTTCACTCCCATTTGGGAAAGACAAGATCAGGGGATGCCAACAGTGCTGCACAGCTCGTAGAGGATTTGAAGGCATTCGGAATCAGCAAGGTCGGTATCTGTTCCTTATCTGGCAATGGAGTGCGCGCACAGAATGATTTGGTCTATGAGGCCATGTGTGAATTTCCCGAAGTGATTGAAGGATATGCAGATATTGATCCCAAAGCACCTGATGCAATAGATGAAGTACATCGGACATTAGGTGAATGCCATATGAATGGTGTCAAATTCATGCCATGGAAACATGGTTATGCAGCCGAAAACTGCCCAAGCCTTGGTGGTGTGCTGGATGCCATTGGTGAATATGGTGTTCATGTACAAATACATGGAGGGGCAAGCCCGCTGTGTACGCCGTTTGTATGGATTGAACATGCGAAGAAACGCCCGCATATGAAATTTGTGTTCACTCATATTTGTGGCCGTGAATTTGGACACGCATGTATTGAAGCAATCAAGAACCTGGATAATTTCTGGGTGGAAACAAGCGCCAATATGGAAGCAGATATCCTGCAGGAAGCCGTAGATGTATTAGGTTCAAAGCGGATACTGTTCGGTACGGACTGGCCATATAAACCAACAAATATCGAAATACAGAAGCTGTATCATCTGGGACTTGATGAGGATGAGCTTGAAGATGTCTTCTGGCGTAATGCGCAGTTTCTATGGGAGCGATAACGAAACAGGAGGAAGTATGTTATGTCAGTTACAACTATGAGAATTGATGATCGTCTGATTCATGGACAGATCGTAACACGATGGATTGCGGATGCACAGGCAGACACGATTCTGATTGCCGATGATATGGCAGCAGGTGATGCAACACAGCAGATGCTTCTGAAACTTGTGGCACCTGCCAATATCAATCTGCTAATCAAAACGATAAATGAAGCAGCACAGCTGCTGGCATCGAGTGAACTGGATGATAAAAAAGTTCTGCTGATGCTGCGTAACCCTGCAACAGCGTTGGCACTATGCAATTTGGGATTTCATATTGATACCATCAATGTGGGAAATATCAGCAATGCACGTTCAGAAACAGGAAGAAAGAAGCTGTTG
This region includes:
- a CDS encoding GntR family transcriptional regulator; this translates as MGKKFSLDRDSKAPIHQQLYRFIKECIDDGTFKEREAIPSEKDMQELFDISRITVRRAISDLEHDGYLRKIRGKGTFVERIKKEKPLSSFTSFSGDAKVKGDKPGSIILACRKMEASVKVADRLQIEPGESITYLKRLRLLNGKIIALHESHISSRIGIEICEDDFDTTTSLYEYLEENGISLGSADETLEVKMASFELRRDLFLEETQPLVYKERVTYDSEGHPVEFSQNSYIAETYKYYVHIVNVKDGGNRS
- a CDS encoding amidohydrolase encodes the protein MKRYDFHSHLGKTRSGDANSAAQLVEDLKAFGISKVGICSLSGNGVRAQNDLVYEAMCEFPEVIEGYADIDPKAPDAIDEVHRTLGECHMNGVKFMPWKHGYAAENCPSLGGVLDAIGEYGVHVQIHGGASPLCTPFVWIEHAKKRPHMKFVFTHICGREFGHACIEAIKNLDNFWVETSANMEADILQEAVDVLGSKRILFGTDWPYKPTNIEIQKLYHLGLDEDELEDVFWRNAQFLWER
- a CDS encoding PTS sugar transporter subunit IIB, which translates into the protein MSVTTMRIDDRLIHGQIVTRWIADAQADTILIADDMAAGDATQQMLLKLVAPANINLLIKTINEAAQLLASSELDDKKVLLMLRNPATALALCNLGFHIDTINVGNISNARSETGRKKLLSFIFVEAQDVECLKALAAKGIHLDIRAVPNDKSIDAMELLKKY